One window of Papaver somniferum cultivar HN1 chromosome 9, ASM357369v1, whole genome shotgun sequence genomic DNA carries:
- the LOC113312786 gene encoding loricrin-like gives MTVVAVVMVVVVVTGSDNVVTDGNNDSGAGVSGGRSRASDSVGGDSDGGGSGTGRIGDSGGGDTDDDTSSGCSRSTVIAGVGDGGGCGVGAAGGSGSGDDRGVDGDNGAGCG, from the coding sequence ATGACTGTGGTGGCGGTTGTGATGGTTGTAGTGGTAGTTACAGGTAGTGATAATGTTGTTACCGATGGCAACAACGATAGCGGTGCTGGTGTTAGTGGTGGTAGGAGTCGTGCTAGTGACAGTGTTGGTGGCGATAGCGACGGTGGCGGTTCTGGTACCGGTAGAATTGGcgacagtggtggtggtgatacAGACGACGATACTAGTTCTGGTTGTAGCAGGAGTACTGTTATTGCTGGTGTtggcgatggtggtggttgtggtgttgGTGCTGCTGGTGGTAGTGGTAGTGGCGATGACAGAGGTGTTGATGGTGATAATGGTGCTGGTTGTGGTTGA